The genomic segment CGAGAAACTCTTTGTCGAGAAGAAGACAGTCATTCTCTACGAAGTGAAATATCGCAAGGACAACCGTCGGCACGAAGTCGTCTATTCGCCGGACGGTCGTGAACATGAGCACGAGGAGGAACTGGGGACCGCCGCGGATGACGATTGAAGGTCGCTGGTGACAGATGTGGCGATATGAAAGGCATCAGACATGAGAACAAACTTCCCGCTTGTTAGTTCCCTTTGGTTCACGCTCTCATTCGGCATTCAAGTTAGCGTTTGTCATTCGCTGACGGTGCCGACGATCGCAAATGCGAAGCCGACCGACATGCGAGATAACAAGACCGTCAACGGGGCAGCCCCGTCAAACCAGACGCATGGCCTCAGCTTCGCCAGGCCGACTGAGCAGGTCGTCGCTATTGGCCCGTTTTCGAGCGACCAGTCCGAGCAGGAACCGGGAAGCGAGCAGGCTGGCGCGACGAAGAAGGATTCCGAACCGCTTTCGCTCGATACTACGAATACCGCGAATACGCACGACGCTGACTACTTCGCGGAACGGGCCTACGGTATCGGAGGCCCATGGCGGCTTCGCAGCGCCGATGCGCTGAAACCCGGCACGCTTTCCATCCGCAATGAGTTAAATTGGGGCACCGGCTATCGCAGCGGTGACGACGAAGCGGCCTACGCTCTCAGCATCGATTACGGTATCGCTCCGATGCACCATCTGACTCTTGAGACGACCTCCATCGACATTGGAGACGGGCTTGGCACCGGCACAGGTGATGTCCGGCTCGGCTGGCATTGGCAGCTACTGAAGGAAGACGATTGCCTGCCGTCTTTCGCACTTCGTAACTATATCCGCGTGCCCACGGGCTACGAATCCAGCGGCGTTGACTATGAACTTCGTGGTCTGTTCAGCAAGTCCGTCGCGGATCATGTCCGGATTCACTTTGCGCCGTTTTTGAAGTCCGTGAACGGCGACAACATCGAAGACGTTCGCTATTTCCAATGGGGCGCGGCTATCGGATCGGATTGGAAGCTATCAGACAAACTTGATTTGGTAGTCGATTATGTCCACGAAACCTCTCAAACAGAGGGGCTTCGCAACCAGCACAGTCTCGACGCCGGATTCATTTACGAGATCGCCAAGGGTCACAAGATCGGTGTGAATGGCCGTGTCGGCTTGGACGGTGACGGCGTCAATGGCGACTGGGGCGCTGGCGTGTTCTACACCATCGCATTGGATGGTTTGCCGAGCCTGGCCAAGTAGATGGAGCATTTCACACAGCGAGAACTTAACACACCGTTACGTGGAAACGCAATTGCTGACTCACAAGGCAATCCCCGCGCACACTTGTCCTGAAGGTCCCACGGCCCATCACCATGATTCATCGCTCCGTCATTGCTCAGGCCATGCTATTGATTACGCTTTACTGCGCTGGCTGCATACAAGTAGACGCCAATCGTGATTTTGGTGACGCCTCCGCCCGCACGGCGGAACGCAACAGCGCATCCGATTCCTATAACCCTTCGGACGAATTACTTTGCAAGGAAAAGGCTCGCACTCTTCTCGACGGTGGATTGACGATTGATGAGGCTGTCAGTGTCGCGCTGCTCAACAACCCGGCATTCCAGGCAGAGTTCATGACCATCGGCGCCTCGCGCGCGGATGTCGTGCAATCGGGTCTGCTCACGAATCCGTCGCTCTTTTTTAGTGTTCGATTTCCCGATGCAGGCGGCCGGTCGAGCCTCAATTTCAGCTTTGCCCAACAGATCGTGGACCTTTGGCAGATTCCGGTGCGCAAGCAGATTGCGGAAGCCGATCTCGAACGAAGCGTTTCCAATGTCCTCGATCGGGGCGTTCAACTGGCGGCGGAAGTACGTGCGCAGTGCATTCAGGTGCTTGCGCTCGAACGCACCGAGCAGATTGCCGCCGACAATCTAGAGCTGACCCACGAATTGCTGAAGCTCTCGCAGGCACGCCTGGACGCCGGGGAGACCGATCCGACCGACGTGAATCTCGTGAACAGTCACGTCTATTTGGCCGAGCAAGTGCTGATCGCCGTCCGTCGTGACCGCCGGACCGCCGAACTGACGCTCGCATCGCTGCTTGGACTGATACGCTGGCCTGAGCCCTGGGAACTGCATGGGAGTCTGGAGGCGGGTGCTGGGTCCACAACAAACCCCAACGACTTGGTGCTTTGGGCGCGGGATGAACGTTTCGACGTGCGTGTGGTGACCAGCCAGATCGATTCGGCGGAAGCCCAATTGGAACGCGAGTATCTGGAGACCTTTCCCAACCTGACGTTGGGGCTGGAGGCTGAGCGAACGGATCGCCGAGCGTTGCCGGGTCGAAAGATCCTGGCGGACACGGCCCGGGCTTCGATCGCTGCCGGCGCACCGACCGCGCCAACGATCGAATCACGCGGACAGCGCGATCTGATTCGCCGGCAGATTGTCGATTCACTGCTGGGTCCCAGCATTCAACTGACGATCCCGATCTGGGACCAGAATCAGGCGCAGATCGCCAAGACGCGCTTTGTGGTCCTGCAACTCAGGAAGCAGTACGAAAGCCTGCTGGA from the Planctomycetia bacterium genome contains:
- a CDS encoding TolC family protein — encoded protein: MIHRSVIAQAMLLITLYCAGCIQVDANRDFGDASARTAERNSASDSYNPSDELLCKEKARTLLDGGLTIDEAVSVALLNNPAFQAEFMTIGASRADVVQSGLLTNPSLFFSVRFPDAGGRSSLNFSFAQQIVDLWQIPVRKQIAEADLERSVSNVLDRGVQLAAEVRAQCIQVLALERTEQIAADNLELTHELLKLSQARLDAGETDPTDVNLVNSHVYLAEQVLIAVRRDRRTAELTLASLLGLIRWPEPWELHGSLEAGAGSTTNPNDLVLWARDERFDVRVVTSQIDSAEAQLEREYLETFPNLTLGLEAERTDRRALPGRKILADTARASIAAGAPTAPTIESRGQRDLIRRQIVDSLLGPSIQLTIPIWDQNQAQIAKTRFVVLQLRKQYESLLDRVTREVHQACITASAARELVDLLGAKALPRARDNVEIIRKQYENGEQGILFLLEAQEALLQQSRAYVDALRDNALASAELVRAVGGRRPTGGVDQPTTTQPASSQP